In Arthrobacter sp. MN05-02, the genomic stretch TCGATGTCCTCGTCACCCTCGGCACGGGTATCGGCCTCGACGAGGCCGAGATCCGCGACACCGTCGCCGGTGACCGCTTCGCCGACGACGTACGCCGGGACATCGAGGAGGCCCGCACCCTCGGTGTGCAGGGCGTGCCGTTCTTCGTCGTCGACCGCAAGTACGGGATCTCCGGCGCCCAGCCCACCGAACTGTTCCGCCAGGCCCTCGACCAGGCGTGGCAGGAGTCGCACCCGCTGGTGTCCCTGACGCCGTCGGCCGACGGCCCGGCATGCGGTCCCGACGGCTGCTAGCGCTCCAGCACCGGACGACGGCGGCCATTCGGCCCGCCGTCGTCGCACCGGCCATCAGCGCCGCGAGGAGCCCCGAGCCATCCTCTTGAGGTCGTCCTGCACGCGGGCGAGCTCCCGCTGACGCTGGACCTGCAGTTCCTCGGCGCTCGGCTGGGAGGGCCGTGCCGGCTCGGGCTCGGGCAGGGACGGCGCATCGGCCTCGGCCTGCAGGGGATCGAAGAACAAACCGTCGCGGTGCATGAAACCTCTTCCAGCTGTCGGTGGCTGTCTTCGACAGTAGCGTGGCCGTGTTTCCGGCTTTTTTCGTACCGCCCGCAGGTCAGCCTCCTGAGAGGCGCGCGACCACCGCGCCGCCGTCGTCGAGCCGGGTGATGGCCCACCCGATGCCGCCCACGGCGTAGAGCGAGACGGGCACCAGCAGGCACCACTCCCGGACCGATCCCGCATTGCCGAGGAGCGGTACGGCGATGTTGCCGTTCGGCCGCCACACCTGCGCGAGCACCGGCAGCCCCGCGAGGCTCCGCGGCCGCCGGATGCGGAACGGGTACACCGGATTGCAGCCGCCCGTGGTCAGCATGTCGCCGAGGATATGGACGACGACGCCGATGCCGACCGCGAGCGGGAACCAGAACTGCTCCTCGGGAGCGAACGCGGTGACGAACGCACCCGCGGTCAGCCCGACGGCCCATGGCGAGCGACGCATGCTGTCGGGGATGATCTTCAGGGCCTTCGCCGCGAAGGACACGAGCAGGACCGTGAGCAGGCCTGCCCCTGGATAGATGGTGCCGAAGTCGGTGGTCTCGACCGTCCAGAGTCCGGCGACGAACGCGACGGCGACGAACGCGGCCACGCCGAGCAGGGAGTGGGTGCCGCGGCGATGTCCGCCGGAGATCGCTCCGACACCGGCGCAGAACAGGTTGGACAGCGGCGGCAGGGAATGGGCGATCGTGGCACTGTGGTGGTCGGCGTCGGGCAGCAGTGCCGCGCCCGCGGTGACCAGCGCGCCGGTGACGACCCCGACCGGGCTGACGTCGAGCAGGCCGAACCCGAGGGTGACCGTCTCGGGCAGCGCCGACAGCAGGAGGGCCGGATGCACGTCGATCCGGGTGGTGGCGGCAACCCAGGCGGCGGCGCCGCAGGCAGCGTGGTGGGCGCCCATCATGGCGGGGAGTCCTTTCGGTGAGACCACGCCGGGCCGCGGGGAGCGGTCGGCGGAATCCCATCCTGACGCGTGCCACCGTCATTCCTGGAACTGCCGCGGGAAGCGCTAGTGCGGGCGGTCCTGCCGCGCCCGCGTGCCGCGTGGTGCGCCGGCCGACCGCAACCAGGCTTCGGCGTCGTCGCCCGTGCCGGTGGGCAGTTCGATCTTCTCGAGGCGCTTCTGGTAGCTCGCCGTGATGTCCCGTTGGATACGCAGGCGGGCCTCGTCGCCCGGAAGCGCACGGCCTCCGGCGATGCGGTCCGTGATCTCGATCCGCCGCGCATAGGAATCGGCGATGCGCGCCGCGAGATCGTCGAGCTGCGCCGACTGCAGTTGGTGCGTGGTGGGCGCGGGTGAGCCGAGCACCCGACGGCGGATCCTGGTGACGATCTTCATGCTGCTGACCCCGCTGCTGATCCGAGCCTGCCGCACCCCGTTGTCCGGCAAGCCCAGGCGCCGTTGCCGGCGTCTGTCCGGCAACACTATCGGAATGACGCCGGACCGTCATGGGTTCCAGGAAGTATGTCCTTTCCTTTCGACGGCCTGTCCGTCCTCGACCGCGCCCAATCCCGGCTCGGAGATCCTGAGACGGAGACCCTCGAGCGGGTCGTCGAGCGCGCGCGGCGGGCCGAACGGCTCGGCTACCGTGGGTTCTGGGTGGCGGAACACCACGGCGTTCCCGGCATCGCCGGGTCGGTGCCCGCGGTGCTGGCAGCGGCCGTCGCGTCCCGCACGACGGTGATCCGCATCGGCACGGGAGGGGATCATGCTCCCGAACCACCCACCCCTGGTCGTCGCCGAACAGGCTGCCACGCTGAACGCATTGTCCGGCGGCCGCTTCGACCTCGGCATCGGCCGGTCGCTCGGCTTCACCCAGGCCGTGCGGACGGCGCTCCGGGCAGGCAGGGAGGACGCGGACCGGTTCGAGCAGGACATCGCCGAGTTGCTCGCCTTCCTCGGTGGCACGGCGCCGGTCACTGCGCGCCCGCAGGACGGCGGGCGCACGCCCGTGTTCGTCCTGGCCACCGGCCAGGGCCTGGACGTCGCGGCTCGGGCCGGACTCGCCGTCGTGCTCGGCGGGCCCGCCCTGTTCCGGAACGGCGACCCGGCGCTCGAGCGGTACCGCACCGCCTTCCGCCCGTCGCCGTGGTGGGAGGAACCCCACGTGACGGTGTCCGTCAACGTCGCGGTGGCGGCCACGACGGCGCAGGCGCGGCAGCTGCTCCTGCCCGAGGCCCGTGCGCTCGCCGTCTCGCGGACCCGGGGCTACTTCCCGCCGCTCGAGGCCGTCGGCGACGAGCCGCTCTCCGTGCGGGAAGAGGGGTACGTCGCCGACTCGCTCGCGACGGCCGTGTACGGGACACCTGGCGAGGTGTCGCGGCAGCTCACCGACCTGCAGGCGCGGACGGGTGCCGCCGAGCTGCTCGTCGTCGCCGGCGGCGCGTTCGACCTCGAGGCGCAGGCGGTGTCGGACGAGCTGCTGGCGGAGCTCGCAGCGGCCTAGGCCGTACCGGATCCCGCCACGACGGCGCCGCAGCACGCCCGGGCTCGCGTAGCCACCATTTGATAGCTTTCCGCCAGGAGCGGCTGCCGTCCGCTCGCACCAGCCGACGCCGGAGGAAGACCATGAGCAGTTCCACGCAGGACGACGCAGCCGCCTTCGCGTCCTACCAGGCGTCCTTCTCGGAGGCCCCCGGGTACCTGAATTTCGCGAGCTTCGGCCCGCCGTCGACCGCGGTCCGCGACCACGTGGCGCACCTTCTGCAGACGGCCGGCGCGGCGGAGACCGGAGCGGGTGCCACGCTCGAGGGCGAGGAGATCCGTGCGCGGGAAGCCTTCTCGCGGCTCAGCGGATTTCCGCTCGAACAGGTGGGGCTGACCGGCAGCACCTCACTCGGCCTGTTCCAGGCGGCCTTCGGCCTGGCGGCCGGCACAGTGCTCGTCGGTGCCGGTGAGTTCCCGTCCAACATCTATCCCTGGCTGCGCACCGGGGCGGCGGGCCGGGCGCGCGTCGAGCTGATGGGGGAGCCCGGCACCCGGATGACCCCCGACGTCGTCGCCCGCCACCTGACGGACGACACCGTCGCCGTGAGCGTCAGTGCCGTCGACTTCCGCACCGGCTACCGCGCCGATCTCGCCGGTATCCGCGACGTGATCGGGCCGGATCGCCTCCTCGTGGTCGACGGCATCCAGGCCTTCGGCGTCGCCGACCTCGCGTGGACGCTGGCCGACGTGCTGATCGCCGGTGCGCAGAAGTGGGTGCGGGCCGGCTGGGGCGTGGCCGGGATCGCGATGTCTCCGCAGGGACTCGAGCGCATCGAACCCCTGCTCACGGGCTGGACGGGGGTCGCCGACGCGCGCCGGTACGACGGCGAGGAGCACGCGCCGCTGCCGGGGCCGGGGCGCTTCTCCATCTCGAACCTGTCGCCGTATGCGACCGGGGCGTTCGCGGAGGCCCTCGAACTGATCGAGCGGGTGGGCGTGCCGGCCATCGAGGGCATCATCGCGACGCACGCGGGCGCCTTGATCGACCGGCTCGACGCCGCAGGGGTGCCGGTCCTCTCGCCCCGGGAGCGGGAGGACCGGGCGGGGATCGTGGTCGCGGGCCTTCCGGGGCGGGCGGCCGAAGCGCAGGCGGCGCTGACCGCCGCCGACATCTCGGCGACAGTGCACGGTTCGGACCGCGTCCGATTCTCCGTGCACGCGACGACCCGCTCCGAGGTTTTCGGCGAAGCGGCGGGGATCCTCGCGGAATTCGTCTGAGGGCGGAGCCGCCGCGGGTGCCCGAGCTTCGTTCGTGGCGTGCGCCCGCGGTGCCGAGCCGGCAGCGCACTATAGGCCGCCACGACACGGTGCGCCAGAGGCCACCGGAAAGATGGTTCATGGAACGCAACCAATCTCCCGAGTGTCTGTGGACAGTGCTAGCGTCCCTGCCAGAACGTGTGACCTAGGCAACATGTTCGTCACCCCGGGCACCTGACCCGGGGCTGCTCTGCATCAGCTGGGATATTTCACTAAGGAGAACCCTTGAATCTCACACCTCGTACCCGGGGGCTGCGGTGCGCGATGGCGCTCGCCGTGACAAGCGCCGTCGTGCTCGCTCCCGTGAGCGCACAGGCCACCACCGGCACCGCGGCGGACGTCCCGACCGCGACGTCGTCCTCCACCTCCTCGCCCGGTGCCGACGGCGCGGCGGCGAAGCTCGACGACCGTTCCGATCCTGCGGCCGAGGAGCGCCGGAACCTGAACCAGCAGGGCCTGGCGAAGGTCCTCTCCGGAGACGCCAAGGTAGAGAACCGCGGCGGGTCGAAGGCCGTCAAGGTCGCTCCCGGCCAGTGGGCGCAGTACGGCCTGCAGGACAGCGACCAGATCCTCTCCTTCCTCGTCGATTTCGGCGACAAGATCGACCCGCGCTTCCCGACCTCGACGGCAGGCCCGACGCACAACGCCATCAAGGAGCCGAACCGGGCGGTGGACAACTCCACCTACTGGTCCGACACCTTCGACCGCGAGCACTACCTCGACATGTTCTTCAGCGAGGAGGGCGAGTCGCTGAAGGGCGTCTACGAGGAGATGTCCAGCGGCCGGTACACGGTCGACGGCGACGTCAGCGACTGGGTGACCGTGCCCTACAACTCGGCGAGCTACGGCGAGACCGAGAGCCAGGCGGACATGACCCGCTTCGTCCAGGACACCGCGAATGCCTGGTACGACTCGCAGATCGCGTCCGGGAAGACGGCTGCGGAGATCGACGCCTACCTCGCGACCTTCGACCAGTGGGACCGCTACGACTTCGACAAGGACGGCGACTTCAACGAGCCCGACGGCTACATCGACCACTTCCAGGCGATCCACGCCGGAGAGGGCGAGGAGGCCGGAGCGGCATCGTCGGCCATCTGGTCCCACCGTTGGGCCGTCGGCCAGGCAGGCCGCGGCACCAGCGGTCCGGCCGCCAACCCCTTCGGCGGCATCAAGATCGGCGATTCCGACGTCTGGATCCGCGACTACACCACGGAGCCCGAGAACGGCGGCCTCGGCGTCTTCGCCCATGAGTACGGCCACGACCTCGGGCTGCCCGACCTCTACGACACGAGCGGTGGCGAGAACGGCACCGGTTTCTGGACGCTCATGAGCTCCGGTTCCTGGCTCGGCCACGGGGACGGCTCCATCGGCACCACCCCGAACCACATGGGTGCGTGGGAGAAGCTGCAGCTCGGCTGGCTGGACTACGACGTCGCCACGGCGGGCGTGAAGTCCACCCACAAGATCGGCCCCTCGTTCCATGCCACCAAGGCCCCGCAGGCCGTCGTCGTGAACCTGCCCAAGGACGCGGCCGGCAAGAACCGCTTCTACATCGCCGAGAACCGCGTGTACGGGGGCTACGACGCGACGCTCGCCACCGGTCCGTACAACTTCGGCTGGGGCGTCTCCGCGCCGGACACCGTGGAGCACTACGCCTACCAGGACGGACTGAGCGTCACCTACTGGAACACCGCGCAGACCAACAACAACACGCGCCAGCACCCGGGCGCCGGCCTGGCCCTGCCGGTCGACGCCCACCCCAAGGCGCTGACCTGGTCCGACGGCACCGTCGTGCGCAACCGTATCCAGAGCTTCGACGCCACCTTCGGCAAGCAGGCGACGGATCCGCTGAACCTGCACCGGGAGACCGCAGCGGGCATGACCACGCTCACGGCGCCCTCGCAGCCGGGCGTCGCCGTCTTCGACGACACCGACCCCAACGCCTACTACGACGCCGCGAACCCGCAGGGCTCCGTCGTCGTCGCCGGCACCGGGACGAAGATCGAGGTCGTCCAGTCCAACTCGACGGGCATGCTGACCCTCCAGGTCCGCTAGCCCCGAGAGCCACACACAGAAGGAGCCGGGAGATACTCCCGGCTCCTTCTGTGTGTTCCTAGTGGGTGTGCCGCTTCCGGCGCGGTTGCGAGACGACGGCGATCCCCAGGGCCAGGGCGACCGCCACGAGGCTCAGGATGCCTGCTGCCACGTAGCGTGCAGAAAGTCCGTCCCCGGTCCGGGCCTCGGCTTCGGCGACCGCGTCCTCGGTCGGCGGCCGGGCCGAGGAGTCGTCGTCCGGCCCTGTCGCGACCGGGCCGGTGAACGGAACGATCGGTGACGGCGACAGCGCGGGCGCCTCCATCCCGCCGAACCCGGCAGCGTCATCGCCGGTGACATCGACCGGAACGGGCGCCGGCTCCGTGGGCGATTCCGGCGGTACCGTACTGCTGCCCGACGCCGACGCGCGCGGGGACGGCGAAGCAGGGGGTGCACCGGGCTCGGGCGCGGTGCTCGCCACCGTCCGCTCCGGTTCGGGCGTGACGACGGGGGACTCGGAGGGCGCGGGTTCTGCGGCTGGAGGATCGACCGTCGGCGCGGGCTGCCCGGTGGGTTCCGTTCCGGGAGGTGTGCCCGGATCGCTCGGCGGTGGAGCCGGGTCCGTCGCCACGGGCGGTCCGGGTACGGCCGTCGGCGGTGCGATGGCCTCCTCCGGAACCGGAGTAGCCGGGACCACCGGGCCCCCCGGCTCCACCTGCGCCGCAGGAAGGGTCATCGGCATCGCGGACTGCGCGGGAGCCGGTCCGGCCGCGGCGAGCAGGAGTCCGCCGCCGAGGGCCAGGGCTGTGAGTGCGGTGGGGGCGCGGATGGCGGAGTCTTTCAGGAGGTGAGGGAACGACGGCAGGAAGGGCGGGCGGCCTTCCGAAGCCTACTGACTATCGTTCCCTAGCCTACGCCGGGGCGGGAGTCGTGCCCATTCCGGTCGGCATACTGTTCATTCCTTGCCAGGGCTTGCCGGGCGCTTTCAGGAACCCGCGGCGCAGGGCATCGCGGTCGCGGGCGGCAGCGCGGGGCGGAAGACGAAGAACCGGTAGGACACGTAGCGGAAGACGTTGCCGAGGAGGACCCCGACGACGTTGGCCGAGATGTTGTTCGCCAGGGGGCTCGTCAGTCCGAGGAGGTAGTGGGAGACGACGAGGCAGGCGGCGGCGATGCCGAGCCCGGCGAGGTTGGTGAGGCCGAAGAGGAATGCCTCCTCGCGCTTCGGCCGTCCCGCGAACGCGCGGAAGGTCACGTAGTGGCTTCCGAGCCACGAGACGCCGGTGGCCAGCGTCACCGAGACGACCTTCGAGGTGATGGGTCCGGCGCCGAACCCGAGGGAGAGGATGTTGAACACCGAGATGTCGACGAGGAAGGCCACCGTTCCCACGGCGGTGAAGGATCCGAGCCTCTGCAGGGCTCCGCGCACGGTCTGCGTCCTTTCCTCGACAACACACTCCATTCTACGCTTAGGTCACCTAAGCAACTGATGGTGGAAGGGGAGACATGGCACACGGGCGCGGGTCAAGACGTACCTCCGCCACGGGGCCCTTCCAGCACGCTGGCTAGCATGAAGGCGCCCCAACACCTGTCACGGAGGACCCATGAACGAGACCATGCTCGCCGGAAGGCTCAATGTCAGCACCGGGACCTTCGAGGTCAGGGAGGTGCCGGTACCCGTCCCCGGGCCGGGATTCGTCCGGGTCCGGGTGCAGGCGGCCGGCGTGTGTCTGTCCGACGTCCACCTCATCGAGGGACTGCTCAAACCGCTGCACCTGCAGGGCGACGAGGTGACCCTGGGACACGAGGTATCCGGCAGCGTCGACCTGCCGGGGGCCGGAGTCGAGGGCTGGGCCGAGGGTGACCGCGTGGTACTGCAGGCGGGGTACGAGTACAAGGGCGTCACCCTCACCATGGGAGTGGACTACGACGGCGGCTGGGCCGAATACGTGGTGGTGCCCGCGGGAGTGCTGGTGCCGTTAAGCGCGGACTTCCCCTACGAGCAGGCCTCGATCATCCCCGACGCCGTCTCGACGCCCTGGGCCTCGATCGTCTCCACCGGAAAGGTCCGTGCCGCGGAGGCTGTGGGGGTGTGGGGTGTCGGCGGGCTCGGTGCCCACGGCGTGCAGTTGCTGCGCATGGTGGGCGCCGCCCCGATCATCGCCGTCGACCCGCTGCCCGAGGCCCGCGAGCGGGCGCTCGCCTTCGGAGCCGATGTGGCGCTCGACCCGCGTGCCGATGACTTCGCTGCCGCCATGGGCGCCGCGACCGCCGGGCGCGGTCTCGACGTCGCCTTCGACTTCGCGGGCGTGGACGCCGTGCGCGCCCAGGCCCTCGCGAGCCTGGGACTGCAGGGCCGGCTCGTCCTGGTGGGACTGAGCGGCAACCCGATCACCGTCTCCGACAGCACTGCCTTCTCCTACACGCGCAAGCAGGTCCGCGGCCACTACGGGTCGGAGGCCCACCACGTACCGCAGCTCGTGGCGCTCACCGAGCTCGGGCGCCTCGACTTCGCGCGTTCCATCAGCGACACCCTTCCGCTGCGCGATGCCGCAGCCGCCGTCGCGCGCCTCGAGCGGAAGGAGGGGAACCCGATCCGGCTGGTGCTGGTGCCCTGAACCGACCGCACGTGCCCGCTCGGACCCGGCGTCGATTCAGCCCAGCAGCGACCGGTCGTCCAGGCGATGATAGGACCGGTTGTGGTAGACGAGCGGTGCGACGTCGTCGTCCGTGCCCTGCTCGATGGACAGGACCTCGGCGGCCAGGATCAGGGGAGCCACCGACCGGTAGCCGGTGCAGGATGCGGCAGCGCAGGGCCCACGGCGCGTCGGTCAGGAGCGGCTCGCCCGAGGGGAGGGGATGCCAGTCCACGGCTCCGCCGAAGCGGTCGGCGCCCCGGGTGGCGAAGAGGCGCGCGATGCCGAGTTGGTCGGCGCCGAGCAGATGCACCACGAGGGTGTCCGCCTGCACCAGTGCAGCGGCCGACGACGACGCCGTCGAGACCGAGAAGGCGAGCACGGGCGGTTCCGCCGAGACCGACGATACCGAGGATGCCGTCAGGCCGACCGGGCCCTCGGGGCCCCGCGCCGTGAGAACGGCGATGCCCGCGGGGTGTGCCCGGAACGCGTCCTTGAAGAGCTCGGCGGTGGGCGCGGCGTGACCGGTGGGGGCTGTCATGCCTTTCACGCTAGAACCTCAACAAAGGTTCAGGTCAAATCCGAGGTTCAGGGGTCGAGGAGCGTGGAGCGGATGCCGTTGGAGCCGGCCGCGTCGTCCGGATTGACGAATCCGCACGTCGCGAGCGAGAGGCAACCGCAGCCGATGCAGCCGCCGAGCCTGTCCCGGAGGTGCTCGAGCTGGGCGATTCGCTTGTCGATTTCCTGCTGCCACGCGGCGGACAGCCGCTGCCAGTCCGCCTGGTCCGGCACCCCGTTTCGGGGCAGTTCCGCGAACGCCGTCGCCACTGTGGAGAGCGGGATCCCGGCACGGTGGGCTGCCGCGATGACGGCGACCCGGCGGAGGACGGAGCGGTCGTACCGGCGCTGGTTGCCCGAGGTCCGGCGGCTGTGGATGAGGCCCTGGCGCTCGTAGAAGTGCAGGGCGGAGACGCTCATGCCGCTGCGCGCAGCCAGTTGTCCCACGGAGAGGTCCTGGTCGGGCACGGAGCCTTCCTTCCTGCTCGGCGGTGGGGATGGCGAGACGGTACAGTGCGGCGTCGTGCACGGCATTCGGACCGCGATGATTCGGTCCGGCGGCGTGTCGCCCCGCGACACGCACTCCGCTCCCGAAACGCGTGCACGAGGCCGCGCCTGCACGACCTGGCCGCCGTCGGACGACGGCGGCCGGCGCACTACGTGCCCAGCAGCTTCCCGACGTAGTGCTTCAACGGCGTGGTCGGGCGGCCGATGATGCGCGACAGGGTGCCGTCGCTCTCGGCGAGCAGCCCGGCGGCGATGTTGGCGTCGAGTGCCGCGGCGAACCCTGCCGTGCCCTCGTCGAGCCCCATGCCCGTGAGGGCGGCGACGTGCTCGTCGGTGGACACCTGGTTCACCGTGACGGGACTGCCGGTGAGCTCCGAGACGGTGGCGGCGAGTTCGTCGATGTTCCACGGCTCGTCACCGCCGAGTTCGAGGATCTCACCGGTGTACTCGCCGGACAGCAGCACGACGGCGGCCGCCTCCGCGTAGTCCCCGCGCGTCGCGCTGGCGACCCTGCCGCTGCCGGCGCTCGTGAGGATGGTCCCGGTCGAGGCGGCTTGGCGGATCGTGTCGTCGTAGTTCTCGGTGTACCAGTTGTTGCGCAGCTCGGTGTAGGACAGCCCCGAGCCCTCGAGCAGCCCCTCGGTGGCCTTGTGCTCGGGTGCCAGGACGAGGTCCGACGTCGAGGCCTTCGGTGCGCTCGTGTAGACCAGTTCGGCATCCACCCTGCGGGCGGCGTCGATCACGGCCTTGTGCTGCACCGAGCGCCGGCCCACCTCGTTGCCGGAGATGAGGAGGATCTTCTCGGCTCCCACGAAGGCGGCGTCGAGCGTCGACGGGTCGGCGTAGTCCACGCGCGCCGTGCGGACGCCGTGCGCGGCGAGCTCGGCCAAGGCGGCCTCGTTACGGCCG encodes the following:
- a CDS encoding metal-dependent hydrolase, whose translation is MMGAHHAACGAAAWVAATTRIDVHPALLLSALPETVTLGFGLLDVSPVGVVTGALVTAGAALLPDADHHSATIAHSLPPLSNLFCAGVGAISGGHRRGTHSLLGVAAFVAVAFVAGLWTVETTDFGTIYPGAGLLTVLLVSFAAKALKIIPDSMRRSPWAVGLTAGAFVTAFAPEEQFWFPLAVGIGVVVHILGDMLTTGGCNPVYPFRIRRPRSLAGLPVLAQVWRPNGNIAVPLLGNAGSVREWCLLVPVSLYAVGGIGWAITRLDDGGAVVARLSGG
- a CDS encoding methylene-tetrahydromethanopterin reductase (possible pseudo due to frameshift); this encodes MLPNHPPLVVAEQAATLNALSGGRFDLGIGRSLGFTQAVRTALRAGREDADRFEQDIAELLAFLGGTAPVTARPQDGGRTPVFVLATGQGLDVAARAGLAVVLGGPALFRNGDPALERYRTAFRPSPWWEEPHVTVSVNVAVAATTAQARQLLLPEARALAVSRTRGYFPPLEAVGDEPLSVREEGYVADSLATAVYGTPGEVSRQLTDLQARTGAAELLVVAGGAFDLEAQAVSDELLAELAAA
- a CDS encoding membrane protein, with product MRGALQRLGSFTAVGTVAFLVDISVFNILSLGFGAGPITSKVVSVTLATGVSWLGSHYVTFRAFAGRPKREEAFLFGLTNLAGLGIAAACLVVSHYLLGLTSPLANNISANVVGVLLGNVFRYVSYRFFVFRPALPPATAMPCAAGS
- a CDS encoding alcohol dehydrogenase, which translates into the protein MNETMLAGRLNVSTGTFEVREVPVPVPGPGFVRVRVQAAGVCLSDVHLIEGLLKPLHLQGDEVTLGHEVSGSVDLPGAGVEGWAEGDRVVLQAGYEYKGVTLTMGVDYDGGWAEYVVVPAGVLVPLSADFPYEQASIIPDAVSTPWASIVSTGKVRAAEAVGVWGVGGLGAHGVQLLRMVGAAPIIAVDPLPEARERALAFGADVALDPRADDFAAAMGAATAGRGLDVAFDFAGVDAVRAQALASLGLQGRLVLVGLSGNPITVSDSTAFSYTRKQVRGHYGSEAHHVPQLVALTELGRLDFARSISDTLPLRDAAAAVARLERKEGNPIRLVLVP
- a CDS encoding redox-sensitive transcriptional activator SoxR; amino-acid sequence: MPDQDLSVGQLAARSGMSVSALHFYERQGLIHSRRTSGNQRRYDRSVLRRVAVIAAAHRAGIPLSTVATAFAELPRNGVPDQADWQRLSAAWQQEIDKRIAQLEHLRDRLGGCIGCGCLSLATCGFVNPDDAAGSNGIRSTLLDP
- a CDS encoding NAD(P)-dependent oxidoreductase, whose product is MTIVITGATGHLGRRVVEQLLARGVDPSTVVAGGRNEAALAELAAHGVRTARVDYADPSTLDAAFVGAEKILLISGNEVGRRSVQHKAVIDAARRVDAELVYTSAPKASTSDLVLAPEHKATEGLLEGSGLSYTELRNNWYTENYDDTIRQAASTGTILTSAGSGRVASATRGDYAEAAAVVLLSGEYTGEILELGGDEPWNIDELAATVSELTGSPVTVNQVSTDEHVAALTGMGLDEGTAGFAAALDANIAAGLLAESDGTLSRIIGRPTTPLKHYVGKLLGT